In Salvelinus sp. IW2-2015 linkage group LG23, ASM291031v2, whole genome shotgun sequence, a genomic segment contains:
- the LOC111950513 gene encoding T-box transcription factor TBX6L-like, with translation MAGQTAQGIAALITSQVHITEFEFGVNQRGINNKSADWSSKAMYLHEERLLCGDYPLNSQPRNYGYCPPDWKDAVRRGQSWNGGGKVGCEPELSALQVRVSLQGRELWEQFGDIGTEMLITKTGRRMFPSCRVTVTGLNPQAKYVLMMDMVSFDDDKYKWSRDRWEVSGMTEPHLPNRFFIHPDSPSLGERWMQYPVSFHKLKLTNNTLNSSGLVVLHSMHKYQPRLHIVQSPDPYNPLSGGYLRFTFPEAAFIAVTAYQNSEITKLKIDNNPFAKGFRDNGLNRKRFREKEGQSSEKLNERQLQMELKSSNAAAALPCGQEGWGVQDPMTHNTHTYNTLTTRDYGSPGQHNEARHTGLSNVASPLFLPHPPLGQTHHLGSVGFRRPQAHSRKPVLPHPPHHRGGPSGPAPELSHSHSHSHTSDHQPQQPQPHQAEFDYPLPLPPKVSRMYLPESALRSLEMSPSPSVSGNPWSLTDMLNRIHSREGSGINSVSPQGKLLQAQAQYERPGLELGVNRELRPPQPNPPLPDHEPEYLPLHNMMCYHQNSLIGSAGLLRDNHVDPRVPSCKSPMLDL, from the exons ATGGCAGGCCAAACTGCCCAG GGGATAGCTGCCCTAATCACATCTCAAGTGCATATCACTGAGTTCGAGTTTGGAGTAAATCAGAGAGGAATTAACAACAAGAGCGCTGACTGGAGCTCCAAGGCCATGTATCTGCATGAGGAGAGGCTGCTGTGTGGTGACTACCCACTCAACTCTCAGCCCAGGAACTATGGCTATTGTCCACCAG ATTGGAAAGATGCGGTTCGACGGGGCCAGTCTTGGAACGGCGGTGGTAAAGTCGGGTGTGAACCCGAGCTTTCAGCTCTTCAAGTTCGGGTGTCGCTCCAGGGTCGCGAGCTATGGGAACAATTTGGCGATATAGGAACTGAGATGCTCATCACCAAAACAGGAAG GCGTATGTTTCCGAGCTGCAGAGTCACTGTGACAGGGTTGAATCCTCAGGCAAAGTATGTGTTGATGATGGACATGGTCTCATTTGATGACGACAAATACAAG TGGAGCAGAGATCGCTGGGAAGTGAGTGGTATGACCGAGCCACATCTTCCCAACCGCTTCTTCATCCACCCAGACTCTCCCTCCCTGGGGGAGAGGTGGATGCAATACCCCGTCTCCTTCCACAAGCTCAAACTCACCAACAACACCCTCAACTCCAGTGGCCTG GTGGTTCTTCACTCCATGCATAAGTACCAGCCCCGTCTGCACATCGTCCAGTCTCCAGACCCCTATAACCCTCTGTCAGGGGGCTACCTGCGCTTCACCTTCCCCGAGGCAGCCTTCATAGCTGTCACTGCCTACCAGAACTCAGAG ATAACAAAGCTCAAGATAGACAACAACCCCTTTGCAAAAGGATTTCGTGACAATGGGCTGAACAGAAAAAG GTTCAGAGAAAAGGAAGGTCAGAGCTCCGAAAAACTAAATGAAAGACAACTCCAGATGGAATTGAAATCTTCAAA TGCGGCTGCAGCCCTGCCCTGTGGCCAGGAGGGATGGGGGGTCCAGGACCCAATGacccacaacacccacacatacaacacacttaCTACCAGGGACTATGGCAG CCCTGGGCAGCATAACGAAGCCAGGCATACTGGTTTATCAAACGttgcttctcctctcttcctcccacaccCTCCACTGGGCCAGACTCACCACCTAGGGTCTGTTGGCTTCAGGAGGCCCCAGGCGCATAGCAGGAAACCAGTGCTGCCTCACCCACCTCACCACCGAGGAGGTCCAAGTGGTCCAGCACCAGAACTCTCCCATAGCCATAGCCACAGCCACACATCAGACCACCAGCCCCAGCAGCCACAGCCCCATCAGGCTGAGTTTGACTACCCTCTCCCCCTGCCCCCAAAGGTCAGCAGGATGTACCTACCTGAGAGTGCCCTGCGTAGCCTGGAGATGAGCCCCTCCCCCTCGGTGTCCGGCAACCCTTGGTCCCTCACCGACATGCTCAACAGGATCCACAGCAGGGAAGGGTCTGGGATCAACTCAGTAAGCCCCCAGGGGAAGCTGCTCCAGGCCCAGGCCCAGTATGAGAGGCCAGGCCTGGAGCTGGGGGTGAACAGGGAGCTCCGGCCACCACAGCCCAATCCACCACTACCTGATCATGAGCCAGAGTACCTGCCTCTCCACAACATGATGTGCTACCACCAGAACAGCTTGATTGGCTCTGCTGGGCTGCTAAGAGACAACCATGTGGACCCTAGAGTACCCTCCTGTAAGTCACCTATGCTCGACTTATAA